A section of the Streptomyces sp. SLBN-118 genome encodes:
- a CDS encoding dienelactone hydrolase family protein, with protein MPTKMLHIPTADGQADAFAAFPDGGERHPGVLMYADGFGIRPVLRELARELAGHGYYVLVPNLFYRHGPAPVIELPEHIGEEVRPAVFAQLMPLIEAHTAERVLSDADAYIRFLTTQPEVGAGPVAVTGYCIGGLLAMRTAAAHPGQVAAVAGFHGPVGADGPDSLSKLTAQVHLGHAEGDMTPEALGELNQALDAAGVGYTSEIYPGTIHGFTMSDTDAFNPAALQRHWDRLLLLLDRTLANS; from the coding sequence ATGCCCACCAAGATGCTGCACATTCCCACCGCGGACGGCCAGGCCGACGCTTTTGCCGCCTTCCCCGACGGTGGTGAGCGGCACCCAGGGGTGCTGATGTACGCGGACGGCTTCGGCATCCGGCCCGTGCTGCGGGAGCTGGCCCGCGAACTGGCCGGGCACGGGTATTACGTGCTCGTCCCCAACCTCTTCTACCGGCACGGGCCCGCACCGGTCATCGAACTTCCCGAGCACATCGGAGAAGAAGTCCGGCCCGCGGTCTTCGCCCAGCTGATGCCCTTGATCGAGGCACACACTGCCGAACGTGTCCTGAGCGACGCCGACGCCTACATCAGGTTCCTCACGACCCAGCCCGAGGTCGGCGCCGGACCGGTCGCCGTGACCGGCTACTGCATAGGCGGCCTCCTGGCGATGCGCACCGCCGCGGCCCACCCCGGCCAGGTGGCCGCTGTCGCCGGATTCCACGGTCCCGTGGGCGCCGACGGGCCAGACAGCCTCTCCAAGCTCACGGCCCAGGTCCACCTCGGCCACGCCGAAGGCGACATGACGCCCGAGGCCCTCGGCGAGCTCAACCAGGCCCTGGACGCCGCGGGGGTCGGCTACACCTCCGAGATCTATCCCGGCACCATCCACGGCTTCACCATGTCCGACACCGACGCCTTCAACCCCGCCGCGCTGCAGCGCCATTGGGACCGCCTGCTGCTCCTCCTCGACCGCACCCTGGCCAACAGCTGA
- a CDS encoding transposase, with protein sequence MSESALGVVGAVVRIEGLHPSVSGHQGRYELREIVNAILYQARVARESRERHEDPSAIVMDDQTVHASLDAPAATTNRVAGCCE encoded by the coding sequence ATGTCGGAGAGTGCTCTGGGAGTGGTGGGTGCCGTTGTCCGGATTGAGGGCTTGCATCCGTCGGTCAGCGGGCATCAGGGCCGGTACGAGCTGCGGGAGATCGTCAACGCGATCCTGTACCAGGCCCGGGTCGCGCGAGAGTCGCGGGAGCGGCACGAGGATCCGTCCGCGATCGTGATGGACGACCAGACCGTGCACGCCTCGCTGGATGCACCGGCTGCCACGACCAACAGGGTCGCGGGGTGCTGCGAATGA
- the tnpA gene encoding IS200/IS605 family transposase, with protein sequence MSPRWEPNPDLRRGRHVIYHLHAHLVFVTKYRHGVFTDEMLTRCEEIMRDVCTGFEADLREFNGEGDHVHLLVHYPPKVALSKLVNSLKGVSSRYLRQEYTGTMNRAIMHGHLWAPSYFAGSCGGAPLQVVKDYIENQKRPA encoded by the coding sequence ATGTCACCACGCTGGGAACCAAACCCCGATCTTCGCCGAGGACGTCACGTCATCTACCACCTGCATGCCCATCTGGTCTTCGTCACCAAATACCGGCACGGCGTCTTCACCGACGAGATGCTGACCCGTTGCGAGGAGATCATGCGCGACGTGTGCACAGGCTTCGAAGCCGACCTACGTGAGTTCAATGGCGAGGGCGATCACGTCCACCTCTTGGTGCACTACCCGCCCAAGGTCGCCCTGTCGAAGCTGGTCAACAGCCTCAAGGGCGTCTCTTCCCGGTACCTGCGACAGGAATACACCGGCACGATGAACCGGGCAATCATGCACGGCCACCTCTGGGCACCGTCCTACTTCGCCGGATCATGCGGCGGCGCACCACTCCAGGTGGTGAAGGACTACATCGAGAACCAGAAGCGGCCCGCCTGA
- a CDS encoding RNA-guided endonuclease TnpB family protein, translated as MIRAYKFLLRPTVRQDQALREMLRDHCSLYNGALQERRNAYRHASKTTVRYGQQSAQLKEIRACDPECQGRWSFSSQQATLRRLDKAFAAFFRRIKAADKPGYPRFRGAARFDTVDFPKDGDGCRWDSTAHDPVTRVRLQGVGHVKVHQHRPVVGTVKTISVKREGRRWYVILTAEQTVPEPLPRTGSVVGIDMGLANFLADSGGGFVPNPRHGQKAAAKLGAAQQALSRCKRGSKRRGKVVEEVARLHRKVRRQRLDHAHKTALDLVREHDFIAHEDLKIRNMSKAPEPRPNEDGTYAPNGAAAKAGLNRSIADAGWGVFLAVLNAKAECAGREVMAVDSRNTSRRCPACGHTVKENRPTQEKFHCVSCGHSAHADTVGATNVLRAGLARRDANPA; from the coding sequence ATGATCCGCGCGTACAAGTTCCTCCTGCGGCCCACCGTCCGCCAGGACCAGGCTCTTCGCGAGATGCTGCGCGATCACTGCTCGCTCTATAACGGCGCCTTGCAGGAACGCCGCAACGCCTACCGACACGCCTCGAAGACCACGGTCCGATACGGGCAGCAGTCCGCGCAGCTCAAGGAGATCCGGGCATGCGATCCGGAATGTCAGGGCCGCTGGTCGTTCTCTTCCCAGCAGGCGACCCTGCGCCGGTTGGACAAGGCATTCGCCGCGTTCTTCCGCCGCATCAAGGCCGCAGACAAGCCCGGATACCCGCGCTTTCGTGGAGCGGCCCGCTTCGACACCGTGGACTTCCCCAAGGACGGCGACGGCTGCCGCTGGGACTCCACTGCGCACGACCCCGTTACCCGCGTACGCCTCCAAGGTGTTGGGCACGTCAAGGTGCACCAGCACCGGCCCGTGGTCGGCACAGTCAAAACGATCAGCGTCAAGCGCGAAGGACGCCGCTGGTATGTGATCCTGACCGCCGAGCAGACCGTCCCCGAGCCGCTGCCGCGGACCGGCAGCGTGGTCGGCATCGACATGGGCCTAGCCAACTTCCTCGCCGACTCAGGCGGCGGATTCGTGCCCAACCCGCGTCACGGGCAGAAGGCCGCCGCGAAACTCGGAGCAGCTCAACAGGCGCTCAGCCGGTGCAAGCGCGGCTCCAAACGTCGCGGCAAGGTCGTTGAGGAGGTTGCCCGGCTGCACCGCAAAGTGCGCCGTCAGCGGCTCGACCACGCACACAAGACCGCGCTTGACCTCGTGCGCGAACACGACTTCATCGCGCACGAAGACCTCAAGATCCGCAACATGAGCAAGGCCCCCGAGCCGCGTCCGAACGAGGACGGCACCTACGCCCCGAACGGAGCTGCGGCAAAGGCCGGGCTGAACCGCTCGATCGCCGATGCCGGATGGGGGGTGTTCCTCGCGGTCCTGAACGCCAAGGCAGAGTGCGCCGGACGGGAAGTGATGGCGGTGGACTCCCGCAACACCTCCCGGCGGTGCCCCGCATGCGGGCACACCGTCAAGGAGAACCGGCCCACCCAGGAGAAGTTCCACTGCGTCTCATGCGGCCACAGCGCGCACGCGGACACAGTGGGAGCCACCAACGTTCTACGGGCCGGGCTGGCCCGACGCGACGCCAACCCGGCATAG
- a CDS encoding MFS transporter yields MADIRLRTRGPTEQPPTRPTLAALLRASGGGRYTSALAVDALAAGLLRPFLLLYGISVMRLDPGTAGLALSIGMFAGLGAVPLTGRWIDHGARTAPVAATLLVRVAGTAVLLAATGPLGFTAAAVLLGIGNQCWPTAHAAMVAALADDRHRDAALAAGRSLRNAGLGVGALIATVAVTAGTGALRGAAVVTALGYLVAAALVWSMRVPVGSVGNERQDISDGDGGSGLGHVAVLGIANLAYAFCYDVLEVALPALLLTHLHASPSWSAGIFVGNTLMVVVTQVTVVLWLARRSRRMVLAGSGVVLAVSYLGFWAAGSLGGHAGTAALAAVAVLYTAGEILYTGSGTALVIATASPHLLGRALARWQLSTGIARSMAPAALTGLLEVGPGLLWGVLAGTTMLAAVAIRWGTPADHTPRGYGD; encoded by the coding sequence GTGGCAGACATCCGGTTGCGGACACGGGGACCCACCGAGCAACCCCCAACGCGCCCCACGCTGGCCGCACTACTCCGGGCCTCCGGTGGTGGCCGGTACACCTCGGCTCTGGCGGTAGACGCTCTCGCTGCGGGATTGCTGAGGCCCTTCCTGCTGCTGTACGGGATCAGCGTGATGCGCCTGGATCCGGGAACCGCCGGGCTTGCGCTGTCCATCGGGATGTTTGCGGGTCTGGGGGCGGTCCCGCTGACCGGCCGGTGGATCGACCACGGCGCCCGCACTGCCCCGGTGGCCGCAACGCTACTGGTCCGGGTCGCGGGTACGGCCGTGCTGCTGGCGGCCACAGGGCCGCTCGGGTTCACCGCGGCGGCGGTGCTACTGGGCATCGGCAACCAATGCTGGCCAACCGCCCACGCGGCGATGGTCGCCGCCCTGGCGGACGACCGGCATCGGGACGCGGCTCTGGCGGCCGGCAGGTCGCTCCGCAACGCTGGTCTGGGGGTGGGCGCGCTGATTGCCACCGTGGCGGTGACCGCCGGCACCGGCGCACTGCGGGGCGCGGCGGTAGTAACGGCACTGGGCTACCTCGTGGCGGCGGCCCTGGTGTGGTCCATGCGAGTGCCCGTTGGGTCCGTGGGGAACGAGCGCCAGGACATCTCCGACGGTGATGGCGGCAGCGGTCTGGGCCATGTCGCCGTCCTTGGGATCGCGAATCTGGCATACGCATTCTGCTACGACGTACTCGAAGTGGCGTTGCCCGCACTGCTGTTGACTCACCTGCATGCCTCCCCGTCCTGGTCAGCAGGCATCTTCGTGGGCAATACCCTCATGGTTGTGGTTACCCAGGTGACGGTGGTGCTGTGGCTCGCGCGACGATCGAGGCGAATGGTGCTGGCCGGCTCCGGGGTAGTGCTCGCCGTGTCCTACCTCGGATTCTGGGCTGCGGGCTCGCTCGGCGGGCATGCGGGCACAGCGGCATTGGCCGCAGTGGCGGTGCTCTACACAGCTGGAGAGATCCTCTACACGGGCAGTGGCACCGCTCTGGTGATCGCCACGGCCTCACCGCACCTGTTGGGACGGGCACTCGCCCGCTGGCAGCTGTCCACCGGCATCGCCCGGTCCATGGCACCCGCGGCGCTCACTGGGCTGCTCGAGGTCGGTCCGGGACTGCTGTGGGGTGTCCTGGCGGGCACCACCATGCTGGCAGCTGTCGCCATACGATGGGGGACTCCTGCCGACCACACCCCACGCGGATACGGGGACTGA
- a CDS encoding DUF5937 family protein: MSVTIDIAGLPPERIRFAPSPLGELTAMLHVLSEPGHHPALSGWAVATAALLESELADRLLEAETLWRSARADFLIPGRPGLTLADELDAIDRIEDEAYVAAALTSQRASAPIHPMPSPLTDPAARHLALDIARARGPQQAAFAELLLADPPAVRAWVRRLLHDCEEAFFADTWQRIRNFLTADARQKTDLLIRQGPAKAMAAVSSAVTLDETRHRIVIDKLQDVSTSADGDGVTFIPSIHGRPHLTIVFSPGWRPVVQYPATETGLPHPVPPEVVQRRLEALAHPVRIRLCRTLSRGGHTTGELAAFWQLSAPAVSRHLAVLKKAGLLTTRRRGRYVLYELDLDTSARLGIDLLEAVLR; encoded by the coding sequence ATGAGCGTGACCATTGACATCGCGGGTCTGCCGCCCGAACGCATCCGCTTCGCGCCCTCACCGCTGGGTGAACTGACCGCGATGCTGCACGTTCTGTCCGAGCCCGGTCACCACCCGGCGCTGAGCGGCTGGGCCGTCGCCACGGCGGCCCTGCTCGAGTCCGAGCTCGCCGACCGGCTGCTGGAAGCGGAAACCCTCTGGCGCTCCGCACGCGCCGACTTCCTCATCCCCGGCCGCCCCGGCCTGACGCTGGCCGACGAACTGGACGCCATCGACCGGATCGAAGACGAGGCGTACGTTGCCGCCGCGCTCACCTCTCAGCGAGCCTCGGCCCCCATCCACCCGATGCCCTCCCCCCTCACGGACCCGGCGGCCAGGCACCTCGCTCTGGACATCGCCCGTGCTCGCGGGCCACAGCAGGCGGCCTTCGCAGAGCTCCTTCTCGCGGATCCCCCCGCCGTGCGTGCTTGGGTGCGGCGGCTGTTGCACGACTGCGAGGAGGCCTTCTTCGCCGACACCTGGCAGCGCATCCGTAACTTCCTCACCGCCGACGCCCGGCAGAAAACCGACCTGTTGATTCGGCAGGGCCCGGCAAAGGCAATGGCCGCTGTGTCGAGCGCCGTCACCCTCGACGAGACACGGCATCGCATCGTCATTGACAAGCTCCAGGACGTGAGCACCAGCGCTGACGGGGACGGTGTCACCTTCATCCCGAGCATCCACGGCCGGCCCCACCTGACCATCGTCTTCTCACCAGGCTGGCGACCCGTGGTGCAATACCCCGCCACCGAAACGGGCCTGCCGCATCCGGTCCCGCCAGAGGTGGTGCAGCGGCGCCTCGAGGCACTCGCACACCCGGTGCGGATCCGCCTGTGCCGCACCCTGTCTCGCGGCGGGCACACAACGGGCGAACTGGCGGCATTCTGGCAACTCAGCGCACCGGCGGTATCCCGGCATCTGGCAGTGCTGAAGAAAGCCGGACTGCTGACCACGCGCCGCCGCGGCCGCTACGTACTGTACGAACTCGACCTCGACACCAGCGCCCGCCTCGGGATCGACCTGCTCGAAGCCGTGCTGCGGTAA
- a CDS encoding alpha/beta hydrolase — MHFTSEQRLDDGVLEREFTLGEIPGILWTPTSASAPVPLILLGHPPLGLRKMYPRLAGRARHAAADGFAAATIELPGSGERPRWPAAEQARAALRGAMEAGEPVGDEIIDALILPLVEKSVPEWRAALDALLSLPEIGGPVGYSGGVISIGVRLAVVEPRIAAAGLFAGSLVPRAMFEEARQVTIPLHVLLQWDDEGNDRQAALDLFDAFGSKEKTLHANMGGHTGVPQFAGNAAAQFFTRHLK; from the coding sequence ATGCATTTCACTTCTGAGCAGCGTCTCGACGACGGTGTCCTCGAGCGCGAATTCACCCTCGGTGAGATCCCCGGCATCCTGTGGACGCCTACATCCGCGTCCGCACCGGTGCCGCTGATCCTGCTCGGCCACCCCCCGCTCGGACTGCGCAAGATGTACCCCCGGCTGGCGGGGCGGGCCCGGCACGCCGCGGCGGACGGCTTCGCCGCGGCCACCATCGAGCTCCCCGGGAGCGGTGAACGGCCCCGTTGGCCCGCCGCCGAGCAGGCCCGCGCCGCCCTGCGCGGGGCCATGGAGGCCGGCGAGCCGGTCGGCGACGAGATCATCGACGCCCTCATCCTCCCGCTCGTCGAAAAGTCGGTCCCGGAATGGAGGGCCGCCTTGGACGCCCTCCTGTCGCTCCCCGAGATCGGCGGCCCTGTCGGGTACTCGGGGGGAGTGATCTCCATCGGCGTTCGCCTTGCGGTGGTCGAGCCGCGCATCGCGGCCGCCGGTCTCTTCGCCGGGAGTCTCGTGCCTCGCGCCATGTTCGAGGAGGCCCGCCAGGTCACCATTCCGCTGCATGTCCTGCTGCAGTGGGACGATGAAGGGAACGACCGGCAAGCGGCCTTGGACCTGTTCGACGCCTTCGGTTCCAAGGAGAAGACCCTGCACGCCAATATGGGCGGGCACACCGGCGTCCCGCAGTTCGCGGGGAACGCCGCGGCCCAGTTCTTCACCCGGCACCTGAAGTGA
- a CDS encoding flavodoxin family protein, producing the protein MTTPVVSIAYHSGYGHTAVIAEAVRDGASAAGATVHLIKVDEIDEAQWELLDGSDAIVFGSPTYMGTASGAFHTFAEDSSKRWFTDAWKNKLAAGFSNSGSKSGDKLHTLQYFATLAAQHGMHWVNLGLKPGWNSTEGSEHDLNRLGFFFGAGAQTNSDEGPEGVHKADIATAQHLGGRVAETARTFIAGRAAVAA; encoded by the coding sequence ATGACCACGCCTGTTGTCTCGATCGCCTACCACTCCGGCTACGGCCATACCGCCGTGATCGCCGAGGCCGTCCGCGACGGAGCGTCCGCCGCCGGTGCCACCGTCCACCTGATCAAGGTCGACGAGATCGACGAGGCCCAGTGGGAGCTGCTCGACGGCTCCGACGCCATCGTCTTCGGGTCACCCACCTACATGGGGACCGCCTCCGGCGCGTTCCACACGTTCGCCGAGGACTCCTCCAAGCGCTGGTTCACCGATGCCTGGAAGAACAAGCTGGCGGCCGGCTTCTCCAACTCCGGTTCCAAGAGCGGCGACAAGCTGCACACCCTGCAGTACTTCGCGACGCTTGCCGCTCAGCACGGCATGCACTGGGTGAACCTCGGACTGAAGCCCGGATGGAACTCCACGGAGGGCTCAGAGCACGACCTCAACCGCCTCGGCTTCTTCTTCGGCGCCGGTGCCCAGACGAACTCCGACGAGGGTCCGGAGGGCGTGCACAAGGCCGACATCGCGACCGCGCAGCACCTCGGCGGCCGGGTTGCGGAGACCGCTCGTACATTCATCGCAGGCCGGGCGGCCGTCGCCGCCTGA
- a CDS encoding helix-turn-helix domain-containing protein: METSETSTQEESSGACPDDGLAFDVFSRNCPSRGTLEHVTGRWGSLTVGALHDATFRFNELRRRVDGVSEKMLSQTLQNLERDGLVQREAQPTNPPRVDYELTPLGHEVAERLLDLIHLLEGRMPQVLAARERYDQTHKTHGSR, from the coding sequence ATGGAGACCAGCGAGACCAGTACCCAGGAAGAGAGCAGCGGAGCCTGTCCGGACGATGGCCTCGCCTTTGACGTGTTTTCCCGCAACTGCCCCTCGCGCGGCACGCTGGAGCACGTCACCGGCCGCTGGGGCAGCCTCACGGTCGGGGCGCTGCACGACGCCACATTCCGCTTCAACGAGCTGCGCCGCCGGGTCGACGGCGTCAGCGAGAAAATGCTCTCCCAGACCCTGCAAAACCTCGAGCGCGATGGCCTCGTACAACGGGAGGCGCAGCCAACGAACCCACCACGGGTCGACTACGAGCTCACCCCACTGGGCCACGAAGTCGCCGAGCGGCTACTGGACCTCATCCACCTCCTGGAAGGCCGAATGCCCCAGGTGCTCGCCGCACGGGAGCGCTACGACCAGACGCACAAAACCCATGGCAGCCGCTGA
- a CDS encoding PQQ-binding-like beta-propeller repeat protein — MSSGACRQRWRLRIGDTTGLTVVDGVVYVTGNSEIYALDAATGRQEWQFSTEQYWNGLSAPTVAGGVVYFGSKPPDGHLYAMDALTGQAAVADYHRFPDYLARHSGREVRLHRHPQRPVCRG; from the coding sequence GTGAGTTCCGGCGCGTGCAGGCAGCGGTGGCGTTTGCGAATTGGGGACACGACGGGTCTGACCGTGGTGGACGGTGTGGTGTACGTCACCGGAAATTCAGAGATCTACGCCCTGGATGCCGCAACCGGGCGGCAGGAATGGCAGTTTTCCACCGAGCAGTACTGGAACGGTCTGTCGGCGCCGACGGTGGCCGGCGGGGTGGTGTACTTCGGCAGCAAGCCCCCCGACGGTCACCTGTACGCGATGGATGCGCTCACCGGACAAGCAGCTGTGGCGGACTACCACCGGTTCCCTGACTACCTCGCCCGTCACAGTGGACGGGAGGTGCGTCTACATCGGCACCCTCAGCGGCCTGTGTGCCGTGGATAG
- a CDS encoding DUF6585 family protein, producing the protein MGDQAWLDEELGRRERVFAHVDLGGKPPAERRRAAATRTAVVACGVFLIFGLVLLGRGSSLLFAGSVAGLGIGLIAWMWVHTSRLIKWETSNRVEVHANGLIDYLGKVPRVVFWEEVVEYRTSRDTATINGVTYSASTITLRREDGTDYARGIDGLVASGELVSLVSERVTEARLPGALETVRAGGTVVFGNLALDSRGVHHGGRTLTWEQAQSLVLHPRHVAIRDTHGEEWVSEPIDAIPNAHLFVTLAKQLPGEQSSH; encoded by the coding sequence GTGGGGGACCAGGCATGGCTTGACGAGGAGTTGGGACGCCGCGAGCGGGTTTTCGCTCACGTCGATCTGGGTGGAAAGCCCCCGGCCGAACGGCGAAGAGCCGCTGCCACGCGTACAGCCGTGGTGGCGTGTGGTGTCTTCCTGATATTCGGCCTGGTCCTGCTCGGAAGGGGAAGTTCGCTGCTTTTCGCGGGCAGCGTAGCGGGCCTGGGCATCGGATTGATCGCCTGGATGTGGGTCCACACGAGCCGGTTGATCAAGTGGGAGACGTCGAACCGCGTGGAGGTCCACGCGAACGGGCTCATCGACTACTTGGGCAAGGTCCCGCGCGTGGTCTTTTGGGAGGAAGTCGTCGAGTACCGCACGAGTAGAGATACAGCAACCATTAACGGGGTCACGTACTCCGCCAGTACCATCACCCTACGCAGGGAGGACGGGACGGACTATGCGCGCGGTATCGACGGTCTCGTAGCGAGTGGCGAACTGGTGTCGCTTGTCTCGGAGAGAGTCACCGAGGCACGGTTGCCGGGTGCGCTGGAGACCGTACGCGCCGGAGGCACGGTCGTCTTCGGAAACCTCGCGCTCGACAGCCGAGGAGTCCACCACGGCGGGAGGACCCTCACCTGGGAGCAGGCGCAGAGCCTGGTGCTCCACCCGCGCCACGTCGCCATCAGGGACACCCACGGCGAGGAATGGGTCAGCGAGCCGATTGACGCGATTCCCAACGCCCATCTGTTCGTTACGCTCGCCAAGCAGCTGCCCGGGGAGCAGAGCAGTCACTGA
- a CDS encoding DNA polymerase thumb domain-containing protein, whose protein sequence is MDEQHDQAVGAGSPILHLRCPMDVDPELYRLLLRLAGEVTPVVQALPPAALAADVSGSVRFFDRDPAELARMIRTRALALYGLPVAIGVGPNWTIAAMASREPGPGGVRAVGSSPEAVAAFLHPRPVGELHGIGRAQERTLTTYGVHTIGLLASLPEATVQRVLGEKSGRLLRERARGVDRRKVMPADLPHSAAAQRRFPTDTLAPELVGAALLSLAVELGERLRNRRQAARAVTLTVTFADRTQIHRSRQLPGGPSAHTDDLRDAAYEMYRALGLQRARVRAVALRCEQLLDAAAVAEQLSFDAGREHRLRAERAVDELNARFGSGTVGPAASYPQTG, encoded by the coding sequence ATGGACGAGCAGCACGACCAGGCCGTGGGGGCCGGTTCGCCGATCCTCCATCTGCGCTGCCCGATGGACGTGGATCCCGAGCTGTACCGGCTGCTGCTCCGCCTGGCAGGCGAGGTGACGCCGGTGGTACAGGCCCTGCCGCCGGCCGCTCTGGCGGCGGACGTCTCCGGCAGCGTGCGGTTCTTCGACCGGGATCCGGCCGAGCTTGCCCGCATGATCCGGACTCGGGCGCTGGCTCTGTACGGGCTGCCGGTGGCGATCGGTGTGGGGCCGAATTGGACGATCGCTGCAATGGCGTCGCGGGAGCCGGGGCCGGGCGGGGTGCGCGCGGTCGGCTCCAGTCCGGAAGCGGTGGCGGCATTCCTCCATCCGCGGCCGGTCGGCGAGCTCCACGGAATCGGCCGCGCCCAGGAACGCACCCTGACCACCTACGGGGTGCACACGATCGGACTGCTGGCGAGCCTGCCGGAGGCGACGGTGCAGAGGGTGCTGGGCGAGAAGTCCGGCCGACTGCTGCGCGAGCGTGCCCGCGGCGTCGACCGGCGGAAGGTGATGCCGGCCGACCTGCCGCACAGCGCGGCCGCGCAGCGCCGCTTCCCGACCGACACCCTGGCCCCGGAGTTGGTGGGGGCCGCGCTGCTGTCACTGGCGGTCGAGCTCGGGGAGCGGCTGCGGAATCGCCGGCAGGCGGCGAGGGCCGTGACGCTGACGGTGACCTTCGCCGACCGTACCCAGATCCATCGCAGCCGCCAGCTGCCCGGCGGCCCGTCCGCGCACACAGACGATCTGCGTGACGCGGCGTACGAGATGTACCGGGCCCTGGGTCTGCAGCGTGCCCGGGTGCGGGCGGTCGCCCTGCGCTGCGAGCAGCTGCTGGACGCGGCTGCGGTCGCCGAGCAGCTCTCCTTCGATGCCGGCCGGGAGCACCGGCTGCGTGCCGAGCGGGCCGTCGATGAGCTCAACGCCCGCTTCGGCTCCGGCACCGTGGGTCCTGCAGCAAGCTACCCGCAGACCGGCTGA
- a CDS encoding DUF6292 family protein, producing MIRAGRLKYAQTMADLAAHLGVPLGTFRNKRPHTQEGHPAPISSPDSRALLWDSEQTAAFYAGKPVPALPDVDSDEDLLDRHEAAAVLGVAPGSWNKYKSDPKLSEHVVLVPAGEGGTEHWPRHIVRKFKASRPGRGAGGGRRAGSGDMIPRDEILPRIAELLDDNRAITLTEAADTLGIAKFPTAQAGLAQVRGRRIADLVEAEPALTPLEAAERLGYPTVTHRGAVAIAEAELRTRRARPYLQQVADALAEAGVAEPVQVEVRQLADEHLAAALPLTAGQPSPALVWDERFGWRTATSRRHPIGKDTDSAPEGEGIRYLGSSIRPKPAELLEALADGRKGSKRPKAFSS from the coding sequence ATGATTCGCGCCGGACGCCTGAAGTACGCGCAGACCATGGCCGACCTGGCCGCCCATCTGGGCGTGCCGCTCGGCACCTTCCGCAACAAGAGGCCGCACACCCAGGAAGGGCACCCGGCCCCGATCAGCTCCCCTGACTCGCGGGCGTTGCTGTGGGACAGCGAGCAGACCGCCGCCTTCTACGCCGGCAAGCCCGTCCCGGCCCTGCCGGACGTCGACAGCGACGAGGACCTGTTGGACCGTCACGAGGCCGCGGCCGTACTGGGCGTGGCGCCGGGCAGCTGGAACAAGTACAAGAGCGACCCGAAGCTGTCCGAGCACGTCGTCCTGGTCCCGGCCGGCGAAGGCGGCACCGAGCACTGGCCGCGGCACATCGTCCGTAAGTTCAAGGCATCCCGGCCCGGCCGCGGCGCCGGTGGCGGCCGCCGCGCCGGCAGCGGCGACATGATCCCGCGCGATGAGATCCTGCCCCGGATCGCCGAACTGCTCGACGACAACCGGGCAATCACGCTCACCGAAGCCGCGGACACCCTGGGCATCGCGAAGTTCCCCACCGCCCAGGCCGGCCTCGCGCAGGTGCGCGGCCGGCGGATCGCCGACCTGGTCGAGGCCGAGCCCGCGCTCACCCCGCTCGAGGCCGCCGAGCGGCTCGGCTACCCCACCGTCACCCACCGCGGCGCCGTGGCGATCGCCGAGGCCGAGCTGCGCACCCGCCGGGCCCGCCCGTACCTGCAGCAGGTGGCCGACGCCCTGGCCGAGGCCGGCGTAGCCGAGCCGGTCCAGGTCGAGGTGCGGCAGCTGGCCGACGAACACCTGGCGGCGGCGCTCCCGCTCACCGCCGGGCAGCCGTCGCCGGCACTGGTGTGGGACGAGCGGTTCGGATGGCGCACTGCGACCAGCCGGCGCCACCCGATCGGCAAGGACACCGACAGCGCCCCGGAAGGCGAGGGCATCCGCTACCTCGGCAGCAGCATCCGGCCGAAGCCGGCCGAGCTGCTCGAGGCGCTTGCCGACGGCCGCAAGGGCTCCAAGCGTCCCAAGGCCTTCAGTAGCTGA
- a CDS encoding LLM class flavin-dependent oxidoreductase: MSSCSPAVRLARLTAHTTRLRLGAGGVMPPNHPPLIVAEQYGLLQALARGRIDLGLGRAPGTNQAPIARVEMDVMTQLSRYEVDVPIHHFTDQTRRGLHVFTGPATGPSEALPPGTNLLSSPDNATVRLAGRSARCSHHRRPGPSDPAVRPGDAVRHIGAGSVR; the protein is encoded by the coding sequence GTGTCCTCCTGCAGCCCCGCCGTCCGGCTGGCCCGGCTGACCGCGCACACCACGCGGCTGCGGCTCGGGGCGGGCGGAGTGATGCCGCCCAACCATCCCCCACTGATCGTCGCCGAGCAGTACGGCCTGCTTCAGGCCCTCGCCCGGGGCCGGATCGACCTCGGTCTGGGCCGCGCCCCGGGCACCAACCAGGCTCCGATTGCACGAGTGGAGATGGACGTCATGACACAGCTGTCCCGCTACGAAGTCGACGTCCCGATACATCACTTCACCGACCAGACCCGGCGCGGTCTGCACGTGTTCACCGGCCCGGCCACTGGCCCCAGCGAGGCGCTCCCGCCCGGCACCAACCTGCTCAGCAGCCCGGACAACGCAACTGTCCGTCTAGCTGGGAGGTCGGCTCGGTGTTCCCACCACCGCCGGCCAGGCCCCAGCGATCCGGCAGTACGTCCTGGAGATGCCGTGCGTCACATTGGCGCTGGCTCGGTGAGGTGA